The Macadamia integrifolia cultivar HAES 741 chromosome 3, SCU_Mint_v3, whole genome shotgun sequence genome segment GACTGCAAAATAAGGTAGAACAATAAGTACCCAAAGCAATCTAAATAGATTCAGTCCCATAGTAACAGAAAAGTAACAAACCTTTGAATACCCAAAGTCACATATTTTTAGACGAGGTGCCGAGCTACCATCTAAGAGTGTGTTTTCCAACTTAAGATCTCTGTGGCAGATTTGCTGCAAGCAATAGATCAAATTAAAAAGATCCAACCCAAGAAAGACTCGGATCTTTTAAAAAGCATATTATATGTTTTAACATGTTTGGTAGAGAGTACCATTGAGTGGCAGTAACTGACTCCTGATATCAATTGTTGAAAGAAGTACCTTGCCTGATAAAACCAAAAGAGATGACAAGGGAAATGAATTGTAAGCCATCTTTTGGATGGGAAATAGTCCCCAGACCAAACCCTTTAAAAAGCCCTAGTCTTCCAAAGAACAGAAACACTTGACAGTGTCCAAAGCTCTTGTGACTATATAAAAACAAGACAGACATCAAAGGGCCTAAAACTACTTCATTTGGATATGATTAGTCATTTCCTGTTGGGGTCATATAAAAAGTCTGGATGGATAACACAGACAAACCATTTTCTATAAGGTATAAGATTCTCACAATTATTCATTCCCTTCACCCCTTTTATTTTACCTCGTCTTCACCGAATCTACCGGCACTGCAGATCCTCGCAAAGAGTTCCCCTCCAGCAGCATATTCCATGACTATGGCTAGATGAGTAGGAGTTAGCACTACCTGCAAGGATTGGTTCTTTCAGTTAAGAGCAGTAACAGAGCACCCATGATGAACATAATTAAGCATTTTGACTTAGGTTGCTCCTTTCAAATCAATAAGCTACATGTTCTGAGCTCCTGCTATACAATTTAGCAAAAAAGAATAGATGAACAAAACTATCAGAACTGGAAGAGAAAACTTCCTTTATCCCCTGTCAACAAGTAAGGCTTAATGAAGGCAAGATGAGACTATAAGATGAATCCATTCTAGCATTGTTAGGAAGGAATATCCATCTCCAGAGTGAGCAAAGTTTAGAGAATGAAATGAAAGTAGTACATGCATGAATCCTCTGCTGGGTCTAGTCTCAATCAAACAAATAATCCTCCATGAGTGACAAAAGAACACCCTAAATATAAAAGAACAAAAGGGAGTAAATGAAAAAACTCACCTCCTTGAATATAACTATATTAGGGTGCTTCAAGGATCTATGGTTCATGATCTCCCTCTGCACATTTTCATCAATCTTGTGGTACACAAAGAAATTTGTtaatcagcccaaaacccaaaatccatagAATGAAACAGAAATAATAGAAGGGGAGGGGAATCAGATCAGATACCAAGAACCCAAAGAACAGAGAGATGAAGGAACAAACCTTCTGCCCTCTTTCAATATACTTCACAGCATAGAGTTCCTTGGTCCACTTATCTCTAACAAGCTTAGCAACCCCAAAATTCCCAGACCCAATATCTTTCAGTATCTCATAGCGCTCCATGACTTCAAAACAGAACACATGAAACAGAGCACCGTCTCTCGCTCTCTCCTCTCTATCTATCAATCCCTGGGCTCTTCTGCTATCGTCCTATTCGCAGAAGAAAATGGAGTCTTCAAAAGGGAAGGGAGGAAACGAAGAAAGCTGATGACCCTTTTCGATTCTGGGCTCTGCCAGATTTGTTGGACCATGTCAAATCGTCCATTAGAGCATACAATCAAACGACTTAAGAGTGTTTTCACAGCAGTAAAATTTGAAGGAAAAGGCTAAAGGCGGCTAGAGAGAGGGAAGGAAAGGGGGATGACATGTGGGTTGTGACAGAAATCTGAAGCTAACTGGATGCACTAAACCAAGTTGATTGTGGGGAGCCACTATTGGCTTATAGGGGGGACTGTCAGAAGACTGTATCGTTGTCGGTTGGTGAAACATTCAAAAGCTACAGAAATTCTTTCCCACGAGGGAAAAGACACGTAATTTAATCTATATTCTCAGTAACGAACGATGATATCTGATGAGGATTAGACAGTTGAGAGCATTTGGATACTTCGTTTAAGGAACTCTCAATCATCCTATGTTTATTACATCAAAATGTAATGGCTGCTGATAATGTTCACATGTGTTGAGTCGACTATGAGAATTAATTGTGTTTATTGTAAACcggaacaaaataaaaaaagttcaaTTTGGAATTATCAAACCATATAATAAACAGTTTGGTTTGAgttgattttaaattatatgaagagaaaatgttttttgtAGGGGACTGTAAATCCTACGCATACACAAGGGCCAATAAGAGTACAAGAGAAAGCATCAATAAAgttatcatttttttcattttgggaGAAGGGGATGATTATTTCACCTCTCCATGTGTTTGggtgcaagggccacactcTTCCGTAGaaaccattttcttttatttgactTTTCAGGTTTGAACTATTCACAAGTGTTTAATCAATTATATTTCATCTTCTCATGTGTCTCTGATGCATGAGCCGCTCTTGaataaaaatttttgttccaaatAAAATTGGATTAATAATTGATATATTTATGAAACTCGAATCAAAATCAACCAATTTCATCCCCTGTTGGCTTATAGTTATTCATGTAGCAATGGAAGATAATGTTTTTaaaaagcacaaaaaaaaatttgttttttttatgagggtttttttttgtctttcctTTGAGTTAGCAAAGCACTTCTTGTGGTGTTAACCTGACCACGTATTTAGTATATTATATGTCATTTACTTTCCCTGGATTTCGTTAGATAATAACCTAATATGGATATATATAACCAATATAGAAAGGAGGCGGCTTTGTTGCAAGGCCTAATTACTCCAAATTTTATGAGAAGGTATGGATAGAAAAATGCCTCTGATTTTATTAGAAAGGCCTAGTATggatatcttcttctttttttttttttttaattaaaaaattattgtttgATGGCTTTAATCTCATATTGGTTCAATACGGCCaatatattaatattaatatttcaataaaaatattgataaaaaataaaaagagtatatCTAGTGCACGTACGAGGTCTGGGAAATAAGAATTATGCGACCTTACTCCAAGAATGTTGAGAGGTTGTTTCGATCGTTTGGTCATCAAGTCGTAATATTCGTACTTTTACCATTAGATCAAGtgtcactaaaaaaaaaaattgtgattgTGGTTGTAGATGCTGGTTCTCTCAAATTCCATCACTAACTTCTTACCTAATTGTGGTGTCTAACACATCTAAGGTTTGGTTAGGCCTTTTCTATGGAGTGAGATCTATTCTAGGTCTTGCTAGTAGTGCGGCTGTTTTGGCATATCTGATTTTAGATTTGCTTGTTATTCATAATATAGCCAATAAGAATATGTTTGGAAACCCTTACCAGTTTTagatgggttgaaatcgtctgcaattccgatcttgtacaatttcgtgcaataccaccttcaggtggtgacacgtgtattgataccaatacaatggtccagatctgatacaactaataaaacattaaatcagtgaagaggtatttaaatcagatctggaccattgcattggtatcaatacacgtgtcaccccctgaaggtggtattgcacgaaattatacgagatcgggattacagacgatttttttccgtttTAGATGGTCTATCCGATTGGTCCAATAACAAAACATTTGTTTGGCTCAAATTGTGTTTTTAACAGAATTTGAATAATAACCCAActtgtgtttttattttctcaaaaaaaaattatttattttaaggcaaaagagaagaaagtgaTTGAAGAGCAGTCATAGAGGTTCAAAGAACTAGGTTAACAGATGACAAAGAGTTGGGTATGCAGCTCTGTGAAAAGATTTTCTATGCTTATTTTATTGTGACCATCCCATTGGTTTAGCTAATAGTTCCTAAATAGCGACGGTATGCCTAACTTCATCCCTTAATAGATGACTAAAGCCTACACTATTTGTTTTAGATAACAAGCTAAGAGGTAAGCCTTTGTAAAACCTTTACCAAAAAGCAGAAAGTTCCAACAAGGATCTCCATGCGGATCATGTTTTCCAGATAATATCTTAGTTCTACTAGTAAATTTATTGGAAAAGGAGGCATGCAACAACTCCGTGTAGATTCAAATATATCCCTTTCAAGTGATAAACAATCGGTTCTATATTGATACATTCTCTTTTACTCtatgtggaccccatatgaatgataTTATTCTTCAAACACACACTCATTGGTCTACCGTGCAAATTCCTTCTTACTTCGGCTTCATGGAAAACCTTTCTCTCTAAtttataaaaggaaaaggaTAGGTATACTAGTGCATTACCTAAGAATAAGGTATACTAGCAAGATTTTAACCGTGAGATTTGACCATCTTAAATAAAATTGCTAGATGAAAAGAAAATGTCCAATGCTTCAATCCACCGTTGCTACACCTTATCTCTCCCCTAACCTTGGTTTAACAATTCAAACCTCGCCGGAAAGTTACCACCGGCAGTTCCCAAAACCCTCCACCCCCAATAGCACtgccctctctttctctctctctcaatctggTGGTAATAGGGCTAATCGATTCCTCCAATGAGCTCACCAGCAAGAATTTTACAGCAATGGCAAAGAATCTCTTCCAAGCATCCCAAGCTCTGTTCATGGCTTGATTCTCAAGTGGGAGGGACTAAAATCTTTCAAGTGGAATACTTGATTCTCATACAActcttcaaatctgaaaattggGTTAATTGATACTGaatttttggaataaaaatcTATTGGAACAGTAGATCCAGAGCTTTTTTCATGTCGACAAGAGCAATTCAGTGGGAGTTCAGTGAGAAAGAAAACGATAGAGCAATTGAGTTATGAGATAATGGTTTTCGGAGCAAACCCAAATTGTTGAGAGGTTACCCATGTCAAAATTTTTTTCGAGAGAATACAGAACTTGCCTTATGTGAATACCCATCCACTTGATTTTGTACTCTGTAGTTTCCTTTCTGAAAAATCTAAATTcatggtgaaaaagaaaaataagagaacaCTCATCTTTGTTTAAAGAGCAAATTTTCACTATATTACAATCTTATTTATagaaattagattttttttttctctttatcatTTGGAAAGAAGGGGATTTGGAATGTTCAAGGCACAGAAGATTTTCTTTCTTATCTTgcagatttttcttttgaagaatAGAAGATTTTGTATATTTAATCTGTTATTGACTCCATTGCTATAAGAATCCCCACAACACTTTTACatcagtcttcttcttcttcttcttcttctttttttttttttttttttttttttaatatttctgaGACAATACTGTAAAATCTTACTCCAAGGGTATAATTTTTGGGAAAGTAACCTCTAATACTGAGATCTTGAGAGATTTTTGTGAGTTTTGATAttattttctccttccttttcagGAATGGATCATCATACAGAGAAGGATGAACAAGATAATCAGTCTAAGTTGAGGAATTTGCAGAGAGCAATGATAAAGAGGTTTTTCCTGATTGGTTGAGGGTTTTGGCTGTAGATGATAATATTGTAAGAGATTCCGTACCATTACTGTAAAATTCTTTCAACCGTGATCCTCTACTGTACTCCCCAATTCTTGAACTTCGCTATTTAGTAGgaacaggagaagaagaagagtcgGGTTTTGTGGGTTTGCAAGGAAGGTTCGCCGCCttctgaggaagaagaagaacaggagaaggagaaagatggaagaggagaaagagaaagataggtCTCACATAGCTGGCCCAGAGCTTGGAGCCTCCGGCGGTGATGCTTTGGGCACACTAGCCGGAGAACGGGTCGTGGCTGTGGGAGTAGCAATTGGAGCGGTAACAGGTGAGGGCAAAGAAACAGTTGGGTGGAAGAAGACCGTGGAGCGACTGTATTGGATAGGATTTGTAAGACCTAGTCACATGaatggatgagattttttatattttatctaACGGTTAAAATCCCGTTAGTATACTTTATTCCTAGGTAAtgtgctagcatacctatccctctataaaaataaaatccccaCTCCTATTTTGATCATgtggattaggggtgtcaatcggtcgggccggttcggtttcggtcgggcttaatcgggcttgaagactttcaaaggctacaccgtgtccgcccatttaactaatcgggcttagttattgagggcatggtacactttatattccgTCGGTCGGTCTCgtgctataatcgggctaccttaatcgggctttagtcggacCTTAACCGGgttacggacatgtttaatgttaaacgagctttaaccggtttttaaacgggccctctttaaaatgtgctcttatattccggcccactcatgcaagcccaaaaaaatggcaataaatcaataaatgataccaaacataaccattatttaaaatgtgaacatgtctttactttttagtttttgttctttACTTTGGGGgctaaaataggtattttacaatcattaaagggtcgggccaagtcggtgcacaataggccggtcttggtcgggcattattcggtcggtctcggtcgggcgcccgacattccaagtagcaaaactgagaccgaccatttataaacgggccgggctcaagcccgacacgtttaataaatggtctgggtcgggccggtctataaacggtcggtcccgataggtttagtcgggtcgggccacgaattgacacccctaatgtggATGATGCTATTTTTGTTGTCataattaatataattttttaattaatttaaactAAAATGGGTAAAAAAAGTAAGAtcaacaagaagattttttgccCTGAAACCcttaaatttagaaaaaaaagtgCGGTTTTTGCTGCCATTAGAGATgcaagaatgaataattttaatgaatctctGATGGGTGTTGTTGAAACCAGCCTCTGTGAAGGACTCGTCTATTTTCAGAGTAGACCAGCCTTATCCATGTCCCTCACAGATCCAAATATATTAAATGGTGCTTTGTACAATTCAGAGTTTTGGATACGATATTCTCCCAGGAACTCAGAatattgcttttaattttttgttggtAGAGAGGGAAGAAGCCAAACTACATATGGATGATAGAGTCCTTCCCTTTttcaaaggaaagagaaaagagagtagGCCAAAATACATATGGATGAGTCATTAATTCACCAAAACGTCATCAATTGGTTATATCCTTAATAAAATTAGAACCTAATTATTGAGACTTACTTGCTAATACCTTCTTTAATCATTGGTTGATGTTTATATGCTCATTGTCTCAATCTTTTGACTtgccttctctcttcttttttttttttttttaagctattCTATCCTATTGAGTGCCACTTGTCAGTGTACAGTCTCCTAGGTGCTAGCTGGGTCAATGGTCTCATACTCTCACACAGTCACTAACACACATTTTTATAGATAGAATTTGATCCCACAACCTCTTTCCTTGGGTGTCGACTTTTCAAGCCGAAGCTTCCACCATTAGGGTAAGCTAGTATTTGTTCTAACTTGCCTTCTCATGGTATAGTTGCTAGACATTCCATGTCATATGGGTTACTTTGGTAACAATATTCTAAAGTATTTATATGTTTTCCCACTTAGAAATAGtattagaacaaaaaaattatgtttgatAGTATTGATTTGTTATTCTGTTCTTTGTGATGAATTGGGCATTTGAAACATAGTTTTTGATaaacaatgaaataaaaacttggGAAAAGAACTTTCCCTGATGGTGTCCTCTATGCTTATGCACAGTCGAGCATGAAAAGACTATCTTGCCCCACCCAAACTGGTGTGCTAGAGATGCCTTCGCCCACCCTCCCATAGACCAATCACTGGCTCAGTAGCCACATGACCAAGGATAATTCTATTGCCTAATAAAATTATAGGGGAAATGAATGTTCCCTAGTTGTGCAGCCCTTGAGTAGAAACACAGAGGGTGGAGAAATGACACTCCCACCCTTGTGAAACCCAAAATATTCACCTGTTATTGATGTCCATGTGCATCCCTCATTGAACCGCACGCTAGGTGTAGGGTTGCATAACTAAGGAGCTAGTGctctttttcccttatatttATTTAGAAAAAGCTATCCTCTTGCGTAGCCACAATGTCAACATGTAAACTAATGGATGGCCACACGAATGAGGTGGAGGATAGCGTAATCTTTTTGCACTCTCCTATGTCTAAATGTAGACATAGGCAAATTGGTGTGAAAATTGTTTGTGGCTACTGTCGTGTAGTGAGCATTGGGTGACTAGAAGCTTCATGGGATGTGTATCCAAATATTCTtaaccatccgatgctcaccttAACTCATCGTTTGCTACAGAAATGTGGACTCGACAAACTGAAAGATTTCTTTTTGCGTTTTATCTAAAGGGTTATTTAAATGCTCCGAAACACAATTGAAGCCCTTCTTTACCATCGTTGGACATAGCCAAAAGGGAACCACTGTAAGATAGCGTTGCACTCTACGTTGCTTCTTCAATGGTGGCATGTGACTTCCAAGTTACCAGCTGACGTAAGGAATACCAGCCGTTGCCCATTGGCCATACGTTACCTTTAGGAGGAGCATTAATTTAGTAGCCAATCGCTTCATTTGAAATCCGTCCAATTCTCCAAGCCCTTCCCCTAGGATTAAATTCACatagatttcattttttttttttttcatacggGTTTGAAATGGTCAACCACCCACATATTTataagtttaaaatttaaaatttaaaaattacgATAAGATTAGGTTGGGGTTGGATTGGATATGCTCCCAGCTTTCGAGAACTAGCTAAATACATCAATCATAGGACCAAATATAAGCGAATAAGTGGGTCTTTtccaaaagggaggagagaggatgacaaTTGCttatcattttgttttttttttattatatttttaaggaaATCAATAAGATTATTAACACCTTAACTAGGAAGTCTGTGTTGTTAATGTGTATAACAATTTGGTCAAATTCTATTTCAAACATAAGTTAAGGTTACTCATAAATATTTTTGGATCGAGAAGACAGATGAGGAAAAAAAGTGTTGATCTTTACCAGATTTTTGCACTTGTCAAGAATCAAACACTCAAtgtcccttttcctttttcctttttctttcttttatatatatatatatatatatatatatgaataaatACTCAATGTCCCTGCTCCATATCAGATATGCTATCGTTAAATTATTAAAGAACGGCAACTTCAATGTATACATGCATCAATTATGTCCTCGGTCGGTGTAAATCTgtggataaatttttttttcttgtgctcCACATCCCTGCAGCTCTATATGCTCAGTGAATTGTGGATGAGATTCAATGGTTTTTGGGCGAAAGCTCCATTTcagagaaaggagaaaagaagaaaagtgtcAGTGACGGGTAATCCATCAATGGCAGCCTCGATCCTATAACCAAGGTCCAAGAAGATAATGGGACTTGGGTTCCCTTTCagtctttgcttttgatttgggtagCTTTTGGAATTTATGGATTGGTTTTTGCCTGTGCGAAATCCAAGTTGACAAGGAACTGTTTGGATTTATGTGCTTTTCTGATAATGAACTTTTCTCATCTAACTGATAAATGGAATCCGAATTGCCCTAAAAATTCAATATGATTGGATTATCTTAAGCTGTTGATCTATATATGatgttttgtgtttttcaagTTTAGAATCAAGTCTaaacttaataaaaaaaaattttagagaATGCATTCTCGGTCGAGAGGGCATCTTTACGCTCAGACAATGGTGCAAAATAACCATCACACTCTTCTTGGATGATGCCCACGTGTGTATTGTCATTAGATGGGATGCTATCATGCTAACGTAGGGGCCACACTCCTTGATATGATTCATTTTCCTAAAACTAAAATATTGAGAAAAGATTTTATGGATCTGCATGTTAAATAGGATAGGAAttgaattattttaattttcaattcaacAAATTTGATTGATTGATATGAACTGATAATCTCTTTCGAAAAATTGATGAAACAATATGTAATTCAATGGCTCCAATAGTTATAACCATAATAGAGAAATTGTCTTCTATTATGAAATTTATAtaaatacaaaatacaaaagTTTTTAATCAATCATGTcgaataatgattacaaaaatttatttttaagcttaaaaaaatttcacttccctactttttaattttctatacAATAAGACGGAGCCTTATTATTTAATTTACGTGTCATGTATACATGTAGCTACTTATGTATCCTTAGTTTGATCGGTAATGGGTAATTGGGAACAATAAAGTTGTGTTAGATATACATTCTTGGAATAAATTTTGGGTCTAAAATACATTATAAAACCtgattcttctctcttcttctcttttttttttttttttcgcataCGGAACACAACTAAAGTTACttgccaaaaccctaacctacccTACCCTTATATCATTAAAAATATTCTTACCCTCCCCATTAACTTGACATTATAAAAAATCCTACCAATGCCCCCAGTCCATTAAAAACCTTAAGGACATGAATATCATCTAAGACACTAATTTAAGATGCCTTGTTAAAAACTCTGGAATGGGCCTTGCTCGAAAGCCCACAACCAATTGGATTAGATTTAGGATTTaagactatgtttggtagccaagagaaagaaaagaaatgaaatggtgagataataaaaaaaaatatgtatatttagttaccattaaaaaaaaaaaagttttatattttctcatgttttcttgtgtttttggcaggatttttttttggagcaaAAGAATATTTCATAATTCCTAAggggaattttaaaattcaaaaactaaATCTTCTCTTAAATGATGACATACCAAGCATAAAGAGAAATTTTTAAACCAGCACAAAGTACAATTTCTACAAACATAGCCTGAGGCTAAGGAAGGGATCATTTTCATTTGATTCATGGGTTTCATTTGGACCTAAAGCCATAAACCCATCTTGTCCTGGTTAAACTTATGCCTCAAGGCCACTTGAAGTAGTGATTTGAGCCTTTCAATGACTATTGAAGTCTCTGTTATTATACCTTCCATGCTTTTGAATATACAGAAGATTTACAGTAAAAGAAGCCACAGACTtcacttgttcttcaagaaaaCTCATCACTGTCATCACTGGTAATGAGTCTTGGACCAAGATACGGTGCCCCGGTAACAACTAGATCATCTGGtaaatctctctcctccaataTTGCATAACCTAATCCACAAAACAAATTAAGAACAGAAAGATCAGTAAAAgttttctaagatattttcattGATCATATGATGCTAGTTAATTAGACCCTTCAAGTGTAACATTACCACGAAGAGATGGAACGAAAATCTCCGAAAAATAAGTCGATGGCCGCCCCAAGTCGTCGGAGTATGGTGGTGACAATACATCTAAAATGGCACAAGGAGTCAAGGCAGTGAAAGAGTGTATGTTTCCTCCATTCTTAGGGAACAGAACTGTTGCTTCACTTGGAGCTTTGATAATGCCATCTATAACTTTAGCTGCTAATCCCACTGCAACCAAAACCCAACATAGTTCACATTCACATTCCTTAGTAATAAGTGACAACTATAAACTCAAAACTCCAAGTAGCCCTCTATTCCTATGCTGCCCTTtttggagggggtgggggggggaggtGACCTTTGTTTTAATGTCAAAGTCAATTGAATTCAAGATTAGGTTAAAAGTAGGAGAAGATGTAGAACACCTTCACTtgtttctctcccaccaaatgTGATAAACAGATGCATAGAAGGGCATCCTGATAGTGTTTTTGAAGAACATAACTGCTCACCTGTTCTATAGTTGGACTTCTCCACCTTGACCCAGTCATATGCTTTAACATAGACAGAACCATACAGAAGTTTGCTTAGCACTGTCATGCTTGGGTGATCATGAAGAGGTAGTTTTGCTCCGGCCGGGAAGCAGAACACGCCGATCTGTAGAGAAGTCTATATTAATAACTTACTAGGGCATGCAAAACTCTAGTGGGAGATTGTATCATTGATTTCAATTCACAAACCACGGGAGAACTCAATCGCATAAACTGGTTTATAAGGTGAGgaaacccaagaccatatcaattcGCACAAAATCATTTTCGTAACTGATGTGTAATCAGACCCCATATGATTGATATGCAATCGTAATACAAACACAGACATAAATGAACACACAAAGGAAGACACATATACTTACCGAAAAGAAGTTGCTTTCATAGATGTGAATGTAGGTAATTTCTGAGACTCCTTGCCCACAAATCAATCCCTCACAATCCTCCACACTAGATTTCCTAGCCCATCTTGTCAGAGATTCATCTGTTTTGAATTCATCAATGCCTACATCTATGGCTTCCATGGTATCTGCAAGTAGAATAGCATGGATTACACTtcaaaatcatcaataaaaaaaacaataaataaataaataaaacaaaaagattGATTAGTGGAATACCTATGAGTTTTTTTAGCCATTGAATTTTTTGGAAGGTTGGAGGCTCCTCTTGTGTGAATATTAGATTACAGGCATCATATAGCCATTGTATTTTGCTTCTG includes the following:
- the LOC122072589 gene encoding plant cysteine oxidase 3-like, with the translated sequence MNNTMNRSKIQWLYDACNLIFTQEEPPTFQKIQWLKKLIDTMEAIDVGIDEFKTDESLTRWARKSSVEDCEGLICGQGVSEITYIHIYESNFFSIGVFCFPAGAKLPLHDHPSMTVLSKLLYGSVYVKAYDWVKVEKSNYRTVGLAAKVIDGIIKAPSEATVLFPKNGGNIHSFTALTPCAILDVLSPPYSDDLGRPSTYFSEIFVPSLRGYAILEERDLPDDLVVTGAPYLGPRLITSDDSDEFS